In Haloarcula sp. H-GB4, a single genomic region encodes these proteins:
- the purS gene encoding phosphoribosylformylglycinamidine synthase subunit PurS, whose protein sequence is MTAFTVTVTVRLKRGVLDPEAETTQRSLERLGFDLNDLRSADVFELDLDADSADDAAERAEEMAERLLANPTIHDYDVEVTETE, encoded by the coding sequence ATGACTGCCTTTACCGTGACTGTCACCGTCCGGCTCAAGCGGGGCGTCCTCGACCCCGAAGCCGAGACGACACAGCGCTCGCTGGAACGCCTCGGCTTCGACCTGAACGACCTCCGTTCAGCTGACGTGTTCGAGTTGGATCTCGACGCCGACAGCGCCGACGACGCGGCCGAGCGCGCCGAGGAGATGGCCGAGCGGCTTCTGGCGAACCCCACCATCCACGACTACGACGTTGAGGTGACCGAGACAGAATGA
- a CDS encoding GAF domain-containing protein → MSDLPTVLCVHPDADERAETADALADAGLAVEEVRSLDTLTAVLDRSVDCVVTAFDLPDGDGFDVVDAVRAVNPDCVVTLYTEHAPSDLPRGGPEQVVEYVPRAVPESRERLADVAAMAAAEVTQAAYPVPETETERLAAVQQYDVDQLAAIDAFDRLTALMTSHFDIDVAFVGLMDEHEERFVACEGANWRTLAREDSICTHTILSDETMVVEDTHEDPRFGEVDALKQLNIRSYAGVRITDKERNAIGAVCCTDGEPRRYTQTELDDLQRFADEVEEQLLLRRRLQGDH, encoded by the coding sequence ATGAGTGATTTGCCGACCGTTCTCTGTGTCCACCCGGACGCCGACGAGCGCGCCGAGACAGCCGATGCGCTTGCCGACGCCGGACTCGCTGTCGAGGAAGTCAGGTCCCTCGATACGCTGACCGCAGTACTTGACCGGTCGGTCGACTGCGTTGTGACGGCCTTCGATCTTCCAGACGGAGACGGGTTCGACGTGGTCGATGCAGTCCGTGCGGTGAACCCGGACTGTGTTGTGACGCTCTATACGGAACACGCACCGTCGGATCTCCCCCGCGGCGGGCCCGAGCAGGTTGTCGAATACGTGCCGCGGGCAGTCCCGGAGTCCCGGGAGCGGCTTGCGGATGTCGCTGCCATGGCTGCCGCCGAGGTAACGCAGGCGGCCTATCCCGTTCCGGAGACCGAGACGGAGCGGCTAGCCGCTGTCCAACAGTACGACGTCGACCAACTGGCGGCAATCGACGCGTTCGACCGGCTGACAGCGCTCATGACCAGTCACTTCGACATCGACGTGGCCTTTGTCGGGCTTATGGACGAGCACGAGGAGCGGTTCGTGGCGTGTGAGGGGGCCAACTGGCGGACCCTCGCCCGCGAGGACTCCATCTGTACCCATACGATTCTCTCTGACGAAACGATGGTCGTCGAGGACACCCACGAAGACCCCCGCTTCGGCGAGGTCGATGCACTGAAACAGCTCAACATCAGGTCCTACGCCGGCGTCCGAATCACGGACAAGGAAAGGAATGCGATCGGTGCCGTCTGTTGCACCGACGGCGAACCGCGGCGTTACACCCAGACTGAACTGGACGATCTCCAGCGGTTCGCTGACGAGGTCGAGGAACAACTGCTGTTGCGACGCCGGCTGCAGGGGGATCACTGA
- a CDS encoding formyltetrahydrofolate deformylase, translating to MGIVTRGLTEITVVGEDDTGLIAEVTSLLFERSINIEDLDQAVREGVFRMTMRVDTSGMVTTEEKLREDLTELGDDLGVDVQVRFPADRETQTIAVLVTKESHCLEALFEAWANGDLGADIEVVIGNHDDLEPLAAKYDVPFHDIGDEKGTPDEDQLLDLLAQYDADLIALARYMRILSPDVVFRYESRIINVHPSLLPAFPGASAYMQAIEEGVRIAGVTAHYVTTDLDQGPIITQRAFNVPDDATEEELQQIGQPLEAEALIEAIKLHLNDEVNVHRGRTKLRDPEETSAQLGAPEKLDQLNPDRPIDGLGEFVAEDDGEIEADD from the coding sequence GTGGGTATCGTGACTCGCGGTTTGACCGAGATTACGGTCGTCGGTGAGGACGACACCGGCCTCATCGCCGAAGTGACCTCGCTCCTGTTCGAGCGCAGCATCAACATCGAGGACCTTGACCAGGCCGTCCGGGAGGGGGTCTTCCGGATGACCATGCGCGTCGACACGTCCGGGATGGTGACGACGGAAGAGAAACTCCGCGAAGACCTCACCGAACTCGGCGACGACCTCGGCGTCGACGTGCAGGTCCGGTTCCCCGCTGACCGCGAGACCCAGACCATCGCCGTCCTCGTTACGAAGGAGTCCCACTGTCTCGAGGCGCTGTTCGAGGCGTGGGCCAACGGCGACCTCGGGGCCGACATCGAGGTGGTCATCGGGAACCACGATGACCTTGAGCCGCTGGCGGCCAAATACGATGTTCCGTTCCACGATATCGGCGACGAGAAGGGGACGCCGGATGAGGACCAACTGCTTGATCTGCTCGCGCAGTACGACGCCGACCTCATCGCGCTGGCCCGGTATATGCGCATCCTCTCGCCCGATGTCGTCTTCCGGTACGAGAGCCGGATCATCAACGTCCACCCGAGCCTGCTGCCCGCCTTCCCCGGCGCGTCGGCATACATGCAGGCCATCGAGGAAGGCGTCCGCATTGCCGGCGTCACGGCCCACTACGTGACGACGGATCTGGATCAGGGACCAATCATCACCCAGCGCGCGTTCAACGTCCCCGACGACGCCACCGAAGAAGAACTCCAGCAGATCGGTCAGCCGCTGGAAGCTGAGGCGCTCATCGAGGCCATCAAGCTCCACCTCAACGACGAGGTGAACGTCCACCGCGGCCGGACGAAACTGCGGGACCCCGAGGAGACCTCGGCCCAGCTTGGTGCACCGGAGAAACTCGATCAGCTGAACCCTGACCGTCCCATCGACGGCCTTGGCGAGTTCGTCGCCGAGGACGACGGTGAGATAGAGGCTGACGACTGA
- a CDS encoding phosphoribosylaminoimidazolesuccinocarboxamide synthase, which yields MTSVKEFRVDEPATAEGLGRGAFVFTDDYSVFDWGKMPDQIPDKGASLCTMGAYNFQLLEENHVPTHYEGVRLPDSDEVLDLGEALSADAAPEEMVIELTQVPDLPFEDGSYDYDAYHVGADENYLIPLEIVFRNRVGVGSSLRSRTEPADHGLDFDTWPEEVVSLDDPIVEFSTKYEEQDRYLDREAADRIAGAASIDRLEELARAVNHIVTEQAAEADLVHEDGKIECLYYDGEIRVADVVGTFDENRFSYGRQQVSKEVIRQYHKRTQSEWVEAVSEAKQQADTEGVADWKALCDESPQPLDEDVIQVARDLYCAGTNAYVGGDVFDAPSLDEAVSAASEL from the coding sequence ATGACGAGCGTCAAGGAATTTCGCGTTGACGAACCGGCGACGGCCGAAGGGCTCGGCCGCGGCGCGTTCGTGTTCACGGACGACTACTCCGTATTCGACTGGGGGAAGATGCCAGACCAGATCCCCGACAAGGGCGCGTCGCTGTGTACGATGGGCGCGTACAACTTCCAACTACTGGAGGAGAACCACGTCCCGACACACTACGAGGGCGTCAGACTCCCCGATAGCGACGAGGTGCTTGACCTCGGCGAGGCGCTGTCGGCCGACGCCGCTCCCGAGGAGATGGTCATCGAACTCACGCAGGTCCCGGACCTCCCCTTCGAGGACGGGAGCTACGACTACGACGCCTACCACGTGGGGGCCGACGAGAACTACCTCATCCCGCTGGAGATCGTCTTCCGGAACCGGGTCGGCGTTGGGTCATCACTTCGGTCCCGGACCGAGCCCGCTGACCACGGCCTCGATTTCGACACCTGGCCCGAGGAAGTCGTCAGCCTCGACGACCCCATCGTGGAGTTCTCAACAAAATACGAGGAACAGGACCGCTACCTCGACCGGGAGGCAGCCGACCGCATTGCCGGCGCGGCCAGCATCGACCGTCTCGAAGAACTGGCTCGGGCAGTCAACCACATCGTCACCGAGCAGGCCGCCGAAGCTGACCTCGTCCACGAAGACGGGAAAATCGAGTGTCTGTACTACGACGGGGAGATCCGCGTGGCCGACGTGGTCGGAACCTTCGACGAAAACCGCTTCTCCTACGGGAGGCAGCAGGTCTCAAAGGAGGTCATCCGCCAGTACCACAAGCGCACCCAGTCAGAGTGGGTCGAAGCCGTGAGCGAGGCCAAGCAGCAGGCCGACACAGAGGGCGTCGCCGACTGGAAAGCACTCTGTGACGAGTCGCCGCAGCCGCTCGACGAGGACGTAATCCAGGTCGCGCGGGACCTCTACTGTGCCGGCACGAACGCCTACGTCGGCGGCGACGTGTTCGACGCGCCATCGCTTGACGAAGCCGTCAGCGCCGCGAGCGAACTCTGA
- a CDS encoding sodium:calcium antiporter has protein sequence MASSLLVEAAIIVAATVAIWKGSDWLESSSERLATYYGLPEVVQGAIIVAVGSSFPEVATVVVAALGGSMPLGVGAIVGSAIFNILIIPAAAGIATDDELESSRTLVYKEAQFYMLAVSVLLITMALAVIYYPGEATLTGVITRPLAAIPLALYGLYVFIQYQDTADHDPEEDWTAGISVGREWLFLLLGLAVILVAVENLVHAVRVIGRAAGVQEFLLGVTILAAATSLPDTLVSVRAARDDRGVTSLANVLGSNTFDLLVAIPLGVLIAGTWTVDFAMAVPMFGVLTGATILLFTVLRTDLVLSELESYALLGAYAAFVAWVIVETGGWIGGVLPT, from the coding sequence ATGGCTTCCAGTCTGTTGGTCGAGGCTGCGATCATCGTCGCTGCGACGGTCGCGATCTGGAAAGGGAGCGACTGGCTCGAATCATCGAGTGAACGGCTCGCGACGTACTACGGGCTCCCAGAGGTCGTCCAGGGCGCGATTATCGTCGCCGTCGGGTCAAGTTTCCCGGAGGTCGCGACTGTCGTCGTCGCGGCGCTTGGCGGGTCGATGCCGCTTGGCGTCGGCGCAATCGTCGGTTCGGCTATCTTCAACATTCTCATTATCCCCGCAGCTGCGGGCATCGCTACGGACGACGAACTCGAATCGAGCCGGACACTCGTCTACAAGGAGGCGCAGTTCTACATGCTCGCCGTCTCAGTCCTGCTCATCACGATGGCGCTTGCGGTCATCTACTACCCTGGCGAGGCCACGCTCACCGGCGTCATCACGCGACCGCTGGCGGCGATCCCGCTCGCGCTCTACGGGCTGTACGTTTTCATCCAGTACCAGGATACGGCCGACCACGACCCCGAAGAGGACTGGACCGCCGGCATCTCGGTCGGGCGAGAGTGGCTCTTCCTCCTGCTGGGTTTGGCTGTCATCCTCGTGGCTGTGGAAAACCTCGTCCACGCCGTCAGGGTCATTGGTCGGGCCGCCGGCGTTCAGGAGTTCCTGCTTGGCGTGACGATTCTCGCGGCGGCGACGAGTCTCCCCGACACGCTCGTTAGCGTCAGAGCAGCCCGTGACGACCGCGGGGTCACGTCGCTCGCGAACGTTCTCGGCTCGAACACGTTCGACCTGCTCGTCGCTATCCCGCTTGGCGTTCTCATTGCCGGCACGTGGACCGTCGACTTCGCGATGGCTGTGCCGATGTTCGGCGTCCTGACCGGAGCAACGATTCTCCTGTTTACCGTCCTTCGGACCGACCTCGTGTTGAGTGAACTCGAATCGTACGCGCTGCTGGGCGCCTATGCGGCCTTCGTCGCCTGGGTTATCGTCGAAACCGGGGGCTGGATCGGCGGCGTATTGCCGACCTGA
- the cofH gene encoding 7,8-didemethyl-8-hydroxy-5-deazariboflavin synthase subunit CofH — protein sequence MPDVPETVGTPDGSTEFEHRPTTDQSFENALAKARNGTRLTVDDAVELFTTGTGRDGIDHDRKEQVLEAADRRRAEVVGDEVTFVANLNNNVTTACNTGCLFCNFKDRSEQFRSDYQEDHGGFTKPPSESREIVQDALDRGIYEVCSVSGLHPALALDDEHREILETSDRRDLNYRSPDEYETDPATYCEQLEAMNVGDIHLHSMTPEEAYHARRGTDWSYEEVFSRLQNAGLDSVPGTAAEILVDEVRDVICPGKIRTDEWLEAMEAAASVGLDMTSTMMYGHVENERHRALHLKRIRDLQDRTGAITEFVPLSFVHEETPLYERGMVDGGATIDEDELLIAVSRLFLDNVDHIQASWVKYGDTQGLKMLTCGADDFMGTILSEEITKRAGGDYGEFRSFQEYADMITAIGRTPVERSTDYEQRRIIDPDADVLGPQLGPRADGTPLLD from the coding sequence ATGCCGGACGTCCCAGAGACCGTCGGTACTCCGGACGGCTCCACCGAGTTCGAGCACCGTCCGACGACTGACCAGTCGTTCGAGAACGCCCTCGCCAAGGCGAGAAACGGGACGCGACTGACAGTTGACGACGCTGTCGAACTCTTTACCACGGGCACCGGCCGGGACGGCATCGACCACGACCGGAAAGAGCAGGTACTCGAAGCGGCCGACCGCCGCCGGGCCGAGGTCGTCGGCGACGAGGTCACGTTCGTCGCGAACCTCAACAACAACGTCACGACGGCCTGCAACACTGGCTGTCTGTTCTGTAACTTCAAGGACCGCTCCGAGCAGTTCCGCAGCGACTATCAGGAGGACCACGGCGGCTTCACGAAGCCGCCGAGCGAGTCCCGTGAAATCGTACAAGACGCCCTCGACCGGGGCATCTACGAGGTCTGCTCCGTCTCCGGGCTTCACCCCGCGCTCGCGCTGGACGACGAACACCGAGAGATACTGGAGACGAGCGACCGCAGGGACCTGAACTACCGCTCGCCCGACGAGTACGAGACGGACCCGGCCACATACTGCGAACAGCTCGAGGCGATGAACGTCGGCGACATTCATCTCCACTCGATGACGCCGGAGGAAGCCTATCACGCCCGCCGTGGCACTGACTGGTCCTATGAGGAGGTGTTCAGCCGACTGCAAAACGCCGGGCTCGACAGTGTCCCCGGAACCGCCGCCGAAATCCTCGTCGACGAGGTCCGCGACGTTATCTGTCCGGGGAAGATCCGTACTGACGAGTGGCTCGAAGCGATGGAGGCGGCCGCGTCAGTCGGCCTCGATATGACCTCGACAATGATGTACGGCCACGTCGAGAACGAGCGCCACCGCGCGCTGCACCTGAAGCGCATCCGTGACTTGCAGGACCGGACCGGCGCAATCACGGAGTTCGTCCCGTTATCCTTTGTCCACGAGGAGACGCCGCTGTACGAGCGTGGCATGGTCGACGGCGGCGCGACGATCGACGAGGACGAACTGCTGATCGCCGTCTCACGGCTCTTCCTCGACAACGTCGACCACATTCAGGCCTCGTGGGTCAAATATGGTGACACGCAGGGATTGAAGATGCTCACCTGCGGCGCGGACGACTTCATGGGAACGATTCTCTCCGAAGAGATCACCAAACGTGCCGGCGGCGACTACGGCGAGTTCCGGTCGTTCCAAGAGTACGCCGACATGATTACCGCCATTGGCCGGACGCCCGTCGAGCGCTCGACGGACTACGAGCAACGCCGCATCATCGACCCCGACGCTGACGTGCTCGGCCCGCAGCTTGGACCGAGGGCTGACGGAACGCCATTACTCGACTGA
- the cofG gene encoding 7,8-didemethyl-8-hydroxy-5-deazariboflavin synthase subunit CofG produces MIPGTDAYDVAIEIPDADIERLLTVMPEDVEAASALSYCRNVFLPLTTACRYTCTYCTYYDPPGQAELMDREEIRETCRRGADAGCTEALFTFGDDPDDRYTAVHDQLAEWGHDSIHEYLREACEIALEEGLLPHANPGDQTREQMSHVADLNASMGVMLETTTEVQAHGGLRAKNPGQRLNTLRVAGELGVPFTTGILVGIGEDWHHRAESLLAIREMHERYGHIQEVIIQPVVENERWQGGSPDLATMRRVTSMARAALPEAVSVQVPPNLAPAQDLTDCGIDDLGGVSPVTVDHINPEYEWPALQELTAVAEAAEVPLSERLPVYDHFVDDGWLSDPIEAAIEADDDAGERFRSILDRGVNPMTL; encoded by the coding sequence GTGATACCCGGCACGGACGCGTATGACGTCGCTATCGAGATTCCGGACGCCGACATTGAGCGACTGCTGACGGTGATGCCCGAGGATGTTGAGGCCGCGTCGGCGCTGTCCTACTGTCGGAACGTGTTCCTGCCGCTGACGACCGCCTGCCGCTACACCTGCACCTACTGCACGTACTACGACCCACCGGGGCAGGCGGAGCTGATGGACCGAGAAGAAATCCGGGAGACCTGCCGCCGCGGGGCCGACGCCGGCTGTACCGAGGCGTTGTTTACCTTCGGCGACGACCCGGACGACCGCTACACCGCGGTCCACGACCAGCTCGCCGAGTGGGGCCACGACTCCATCCACGAGTACCTCCGGGAAGCCTGCGAAATCGCGCTGGAAGAGGGGTTGCTCCCGCACGCCAACCCTGGCGACCAGACACGCGAGCAGATGTCCCACGTCGCCGATCTGAACGCCTCGATGGGCGTGATGCTCGAGACGACCACAGAGGTTCAGGCACACGGTGGCCTGCGGGCGAAAAACCCCGGTCAGCGACTCAACACCCTGCGGGTGGCCGGCGAACTCGGCGTTCCGTTCACAACGGGAATTCTCGTCGGCATCGGCGAGGACTGGCACCACCGTGCCGAGAGCTTGCTCGCTATCCGAGAGATGCACGAACGCTACGGCCATATTCAGGAGGTCATCATCCAGCCCGTGGTCGAGAACGAACGCTGGCAGGGCGGGTCCCCCGACCTGGCGACGATGCGCCGGGTGACTTCGATGGCCCGCGCAGCCCTTCCCGAGGCGGTATCCGTACAGGTCCCCCCGAACCTCGCGCCCGCCCAAGACCTGACCGACTGTGGCATCGACGATCTGGGCGGCGTCTCCCCGGTCACAGTCGACCACATCAACCCCGAGTACGAGTGGCCCGCGCTGCAGGAACTGACAGCCGTCGCCGAGGCCGCCGAGGTGCCACTGAGCGAGCGGTTGCCGGTCTACGACCACTTCGTCGACGACGGCTGGCTCTCGGACCCCATTGAGGCAGCTATCGAGGCCGATGATGATGCCGGCGAACGGTTCCGGTCGATACTGGACCGGGGTGTGAATCCAATGACGCTGTGA
- the cofC gene encoding 2-phospho-L-lactate guanylyltransferase: MRLVVPVSGSDPKTRLAAVLSPDERRDFTEAMLADVVDAVTAAGHEPEVISTAPLNCAVPVTVDDRGLDPLINDLLASTVTDGEGTLAVVMADLPLVTRESIERLLAPETGVVLAPGLGGGTNAFVCRHPEFRVDYHGASIRDHRENARDVGASVTEVDSRRLATDIDEPGDLAEVLLHSDGAAADWLIDAGFNLSLTDGRVTVRRE; this comes from the coding sequence ATGCGTCTCGTCGTCCCCGTCTCGGGGTCTGACCCCAAAACGCGACTTGCAGCCGTTCTTTCTCCCGACGAGCGCCGTGATTTTACCGAAGCGATGCTTGCAGACGTCGTCGACGCGGTGACAGCGGCGGGCCACGAACCCGAAGTCATCTCGACAGCGCCCCTCAACTGTGCCGTTCCGGTCACCGTCGACGACCGCGGGCTTGACCCGCTCATCAACGACCTGCTCGCGTCAACAGTGACTGACGGCGAAGGAACACTTGCCGTCGTAATGGCCGACCTCCCGCTCGTGACCCGGGAGAGCATCGAGCGGCTGCTTGCTCCCGAAACTGGCGTGGTGCTGGCCCCGGGCCTCGGCGGCGGGACGAACGCCTTCGTCTGCCGGCATCCGGAGTTCAGGGTCGACTACCACGGCGCGTCTATCCGCGACCACCGCGAGAACGCACGGGACGTGGGAGCCAGCGTTACCGAAGTTGACTCCCGGCGGCTCGCAACCGACATCGATGAACCGGGCGACCTCGCGGAGGTGCTGTTACACAGCGACGGTGCGGCCGCGGATTGGCTTATTGACGCCGGCTTCAATCTGTCGCTCACAGACGGCCGTGTCACCGTCCGCCGCGAGTGA
- a CDS encoding tubulin/FtsZ family protein, whose protein sequence is MKLAMIGFGQAGGKIVDKFLEYDKETGSGIVRSAVAVNTAKADLLGLEHIPEENRVLIGQARVKGHGVGADNELGAEIAEEDIDEVQGAIDNIPVHEVDAFLIVAGLGGGTGSGGSPVVAKHLKRIYTEPVYGLGVLPGSDEGGIYTLNAARSFQTFVREVDNLMVFDNDAWRQTGESVEGGYDHINEEIVRRFGVLFGAGEIEAGDNVAESVVDSSEIINTLDGGGVSTVGYASEDVEVSSGGGGLLSRFKGDDSSDDGMDTANTTNRITSLVRKAALGRLTLPCEIEGAERALLVMAGPPKHLNRKGIERGRKWLEEQTGSMEVRGGDYPTNAPKVAASILLAGVHNVPRIKELQQVAIEAQDNIDDIRNQSEDNLEDLVEDDEDELDPLF, encoded by the coding sequence ATGAAACTGGCGATGATCGGCTTCGGGCAGGCCGGTGGCAAAATTGTGGACAAATTCCTCGAGTACGACAAGGAAACCGGCTCGGGAATCGTCCGCTCGGCTGTAGCGGTTAATACAGCAAAAGCAGACCTGCTTGGGCTAGAACACATTCCGGAAGAGAATCGAGTGCTCATTGGCCAGGCCCGCGTCAAGGGCCACGGCGTGGGCGCTGACAACGAACTCGGCGCGGAAATCGCCGAAGAGGATATCGACGAGGTGCAGGGTGCGATTGACAACATCCCTGTCCACGAAGTGGATGCCTTCCTCATCGTCGCCGGTCTCGGCGGCGGGACCGGATCGGGCGGGTCGCCGGTCGTCGCGAAACACCTCAAACGGATCTACACCGAACCGGTGTACGGGCTGGGCGTCTTGCCGGGCAGTGACGAGGGTGGCATCTACACCCTCAACGCCGCCCGCTCGTTCCAGACGTTCGTGCGCGAGGTGGACAACCTGATGGTGTTCGACAACGACGCCTGGCGACAGACCGGCGAGTCCGTCGAAGGCGGCTACGACCATATCAACGAGGAGATCGTCCGGCGTTTCGGCGTGCTGTTCGGGGCCGGCGAGATCGAGGCCGGTGACAACGTCGCGGAAAGCGTCGTCGACTCCTCCGAGATCATCAACACGCTCGACGGCGGTGGCGTGTCCACTGTCGGCTACGCCTCCGAGGATGTCGAGGTCTCCTCTGGTGGCGGCGGCCTGCTCTCGCGGTTCAAGGGCGACGATTCGTCCGATGACGGAATGGATACGGCGAACACGACGAACCGAATCACGTCGCTCGTCCGGAAAGCCGCGCTCGGCCGACTGACACTCCCCTGTGAGATTGAAGGTGCAGAGCGTGCCTTGCTCGTGATGGCAGGGCCGCCGAAACACCTGAACCGGAAGGGAATAGAACGCGGTCGGAAGTGGCTCGAGGAGCAGACCGGTTCGATGGAAGTCCGCGGTGGCGACTATCCGACTAACGCCCCGAAAGTGGCCGCATCCATCCTGCTAGCCGGTGTCCACAACGTTCCGCGGATCAAGGAACTCCAGCAGGTCGCCATCGAGGCACAGGACAACATCGACGATATCCGTAACCAAAGCGAAGATAACTTAGAAGACTTAGTCGAAGACGACGAAGATGAACTTGATCCGCTGTTCTAA
- a CDS encoding complex I NDUFA9 subunit family protein: protein MDVLVVGGTGFIGQHLCRELNEQGHTVTALSRSPEDATLPDGVETVAGDVTDYGSIESAFEGQDVVYYLVALSPLFKPDGGDKMHERIHLGGTENSVQAAEEHGVDQFVQLSALGADPNGDTHYIRSKGQAEQVVTESSLDWTIFRPSVVFGEGGEFVSFTKRLKGMFAPGVPLYPLPGGGRQTTFQPIWVGDLVPMLVDSIESEEHVGETYEIGGPEVLTLRDVTNQVYDAEASSVSIVPLPMPLAKVGLSVLGSVGFPMGADQYRSLKFDNSPATNDIDAFGVSSGSLTTLSGYLHR from the coding sequence ATGGATGTACTTGTCGTCGGCGGGACTGGATTCATCGGACAGCACCTGTGCCGTGAACTCAACGAACAGGGACACACTGTCACTGCGCTGTCCCGATCTCCGGAGGACGCGACACTACCAGACGGTGTCGAAACCGTCGCCGGGGATGTCACAGACTACGGTAGCATCGAGAGCGCGTTCGAGGGCCAGGACGTAGTGTATTATTTGGTTGCGCTGTCGCCCCTGTTCAAACCGGATGGCGGCGATAAGATGCACGAACGAATCCATCTTGGTGGGACCGAAAACAGCGTACAGGCCGCAGAGGAGCACGGTGTCGACCAGTTCGTCCAGTTGAGCGCACTGGGTGCAGATCCCAATGGCGACACACACTACATCCGGTCGAAGGGACAGGCCGAGCAGGTCGTTACCGAATCCTCGCTGGATTGGACTATCTTCCGGCCGTCAGTCGTCTTCGGCGAGGGCGGGGAGTTCGTCTCATTCACGAAGCGCCTCAAAGGCATGTTTGCGCCAGGCGTCCCACTGTACCCGCTCCCCGGCGGCGGTAGACAGACCACGTTCCAGCCCATCTGGGTCGGTGACCTCGTTCCGATGCTCGTCGACAGTATCGAATCCGAGGAACACGTCGGCGAGACCTACGAGATCGGTGGACCAGAAGTACTGACGCTCAGAGACGTGACAAATCAGGTATACGATGCCGAGGCGTCGTCGGTAAGCATCGTCCCCCTTCCGATGCCGCTCGCGAAGGTCGGTCTCTCTGTCCTGGGAAGCGTTGGGTTCCCAATGGGTGCCGACCAGTACCGCTCGCTCAAATTCGATAATAGTCCGGCAACAAACGATATCGACGCGTTCGGGGTTAGTAGTGGCTCTTTAACGACGCTCAGCGGATACCTCCACCGATAA
- the tmk gene encoding dTMP kinase: protein MLVTLEGLDGSGKTTVWERLRSDDTVPNEAVFTREPTDSWYGDAVQRSIDDDDADSLAELFLYTADHAAHLSNTVRPALRENQLVVSDRYSDSRYAYQGATLEASETFDDPLSYVREVHAPWTRPPDRTVYLDLDPETAAQRSGATNKFETADYLTTVRDNYERLIEADPDRFVRVDATANPDTVYERVKAAILD from the coding sequence ATGCTCGTCACGCTTGAAGGACTGGACGGGAGCGGCAAGACGACCGTGTGGGAACGGCTCCGAAGCGACGACACAGTCCCCAACGAGGCTGTGTTCACGCGCGAACCGACCGATAGCTGGTACGGAGATGCCGTCCAGCGTTCCATCGACGACGACGACGCGGACTCGCTGGCCGAACTGTTCCTCTATACGGCGGACCACGCCGCGCATCTCTCGAACACGGTTCGACCGGCACTCAGAGAGAACCAGCTCGTCGTCTCCGACCGCTACAGCGACTCGCGGTACGCCTACCAGGGTGCGACACTCGAAGCGAGTGAGACGTTCGACGACCCGCTGTCGTATGTCCGGGAGGTCCACGCTCCATGGACCCGGCCGCCGGACCGGACCGTGTACCTCGACCTTGATCCCGAAACCGCTGCACAGCGAAGCGGCGCGACGAACAAGTTTGAGACCGCTGACTATCTCACAACGGTTCGTGACAACTACGAGCGACTCATCGAAGCCGACCCAGATCGGTTCGTTCGGGTTGATGCGACCGCCAACCCGGACACCGTGTACGAACGGGTCAAAGCAGCGATTCTGGACTAA
- a CDS encoding Lrp/AsnC ligand binding domain-containing protein — MVSAFIMIKTAAGKSEELLAAVRDAEGITEAHIVAGQYDIIGEATGTEVYDIMQSVSGHVRDLDGVADTRTYICLE, encoded by the coding sequence ATGGTTAGCGCGTTCATTATGATCAAGACCGCTGCCGGCAAATCCGAAGAACTCCTTGCGGCAGTTCGCGATGCCGAGGGCATCACCGAGGCACACATCGTCGCCGGGCAGTACGACATCATCGGCGAAGCGACGGGTACGGAAGTGTATGACATCATGCAGTCGGTCTCGGGCCACGTCCGAGACCTCGACGGCGTCGCCGACACGCGCACGTACATCTGTTTGGAGTGA